From the Kitasatospora atroaurantiaca genome, the window CAGCAGGAGCTACTGCCGGCGGTGACGGCATGGAGGAGAACATCGAGCCCGCCGAGGCCACAGGGTCCGGACAGCACCGTGGAGCAGCACACGCTCGGCGTTTGGATCAACGACACCAGCGCAAGGAACGCCAAGCTCACCGCGCAGCAGATCGAGCAGCTCGAGGCGCCCGGGGTGACCTGGAAGGCCACTGTGCCTTGCCGCGCCCGCGCTGCGCGTTGAGGGGCGGATGGTCGAACGCTGGCATTGTCTGGTGGGGTGGCAGCGGCTGGCGCTCGAACGTTCGGTCGGCTGTGCCGTAGCCATGCGTAGATGTGTCATGTACGCTGCGTGTCGCTGGCATTGGAGCAACACGCGGGTCCGGTCGCCGCCCCGTAGGGGGAGCGCCGGCCGGAACCTGCTACCCAGCTGAGGCCCGGTTGCCGCTCCGTGGGGGGAGTGCCGACCGGGCCTACCAGCTGTATACCCGGCGAGCTGGTCCTGCGTGCGTGACAAATGCCCGTCCCCTGGCCGGTTTTGTGCTCATCCGTCCAGCAACCGCGGCCCATCGGATCCAGGTCGCAACGAGGCCATCACCACTCACCATGAGGTGGCCGAGCGCGGGGAACTCCGCCAGGCGCACCGCATATGAGGTGGCTGCGACAGCAGCAGACGCCTCGTCAGTCGCCTCATGAGCCCGGACAGCACCGCGCAGCAAAGTTCGAACCGTTGATAACGTCCAGACTGATCAGGGCGATGTTGGTCTCTGTCTCCGCGAATGACGGGGCGGCGAGAAGCCTCGGCATTTTTTTTGCGGCCGACGCGGTCGCATGACGTACTCAAGGTAGCGATTGGCCGGGAACTTCCCATCCCTGTCACCCCTCTGTCTCCGCTCCCGCTCGGGGCGCGGTGATCAATGAGCTGTAGGACGTGCCTTCCACCGCGTTGAGGAGGATGTACTCGCGCCCGGGGCCGGTGGCGACCTCGCGCAGTCGGGCCAGCGCTTCCTCCTCGGTCGGCAACGCGATGCCGAGCGCGGTGGCCGCCGCGTCCCGCTCTGCCAGGAGGTCAGGCTCGTCCTCCATGTACTCCTCAGCGGCTTCCTGGCTCTCCTGCGCGGTGAAGCGTGGGCAGTCGCGCCACCAAGGCACCGTCAGCAGCAGTCGCACCAGCTCCGGCAGGCCGATGGCCACGAGTGCCGCCCCGCCCTCGGAGTCGGCATACAGGATCGGGCGTTCCTCACCGCCCTTGCCGCAGAAGAAGTACGTGCCGCCGCTGCCGTCCCCGGCAAGGCCCTCCAACGGCTCACCGGAAGCGAGCCGCACGTCCTCCACGTGATCGGTCCGATCCAAGTCGAAGTCCCCGGGCCACAGGAGGAAATCGGCCGCAGGCTCGTGCTCCCGAATAGCAGTGATCATCGACGTCATGACGACACCCTAAAGGCTGTCCCCGTAACCGATCTTTGGCATGAGGGTGGTTGGTCGGGATTAGGTCCCGCCGGTGGGCGACGCCGCCAGGGCCGCGTCGCTCTCGCGGGGTGTCAGGTCTGATCACCTGATGTCCAAGGTGGCCAAGGGCCGGGCGGGTTGCGGGCGTGGTGGCGGAGGACGGAGGTGATGTCTGTGCGGCCAGTGCGCTGGAGGGGGCCGATGGCCAGGTCCCTGAGGGCGGCCATGGCTCGGGGTGTGCTTCCGGTCCTCACTCGGGAGGCGTCTTCTCCGTAGGTGCGGACCCGGATCGGCAGGCTGCCGTCGGGAAACGTGGCGAGGGCCGTGGCCGCGGGTCCGGTCCGGAAACGGCGGGCAACCCCTTGGGGGCATCGACATCGGTTCACCCCCCTGCGACCGCACGACACAGCAGCGGCCCGCAAGGGCCATCCGCTCGTCAACATGCAGATCCCCACCGGGCATTGGGCAACAGAGTCCCCCTGCTATGTTTGACCGATGGCATCGGTCAAACAGTTCCAAGTCACCTTCGACTGCGCAGAACCTGAGCGCGTCGCTCGTTTCTGGTGCGAGGTGTTGGGGTACGTCGTACCGCCGCCACCGGAGGGGTTTGCGACTTGGGACGATTTCGATCGCTCGCTGCCGCCTGAAAATCAGGGTTCATGGTTCGCATGCATCGATCCCTCAGGTGTGGGCCCGCGACTGTTCTTCCAGCGCGTTCCCGAAGGCAAGGCCGTCAAGAATCGGCTGCATCTTGACGTGCGGGTCGGCACCGGACTCGTGGGTGAAGAGCGCCTGGCCACACTTGAGGCCGAATGCGCACGACTGGTCGCGCTCGGCGCGGTACACGTGCGAACACTGCTTGCCGATGACGACAACGAGTCGTGCATCGTGATGCAGGACATCGAGGGCAACGAGTTCTGTCTCGACTGAGCATCCTCCGAGACGGCGAGGTGGGGAGCCGTCTCCCTCGGGCCTCTCCAAGCGACGACGACCAGGAGCAGCCGATCCGGCTGACGGCCCTGGACATCGGCCCGTGGTTCGAGCGGGATGCAAACCGCGCGGAGGACCTGGCCCAGCAGATCGTCCAGGCCACGCTGGAGCCCCGGCCCGAAGGGGCCGAGCCGCCGGTCGTTGGCGCCTGACAGCTGTCGTGGCAGGTCGACGAGCCCGCACGCGGATGCAGCCGGAGGGCCTGACGGCGGAAGGGGAGCAGCTCGGGGAAGAGGCTCTCCACCCTCACCGGGCGGGAAGGGGTGTGACGGGACATGTGCCGGACGCCAGGGCCGGGATGTGACAGACACCCCGCCGGGCCACCCGCCGCCCTCTGCACCCCGCGCCACGCCCGGCCGGCGGGTGCGGTCCGGTCAGATCGTCCGGTCGGGGGCGGAGAAGGAGATGTCGCCGGTGCCGAGGGGGCGGCGGGCCGGGCCCGGTTCGGGGACGTGGTCGCCGGGCGGCTGCCGGAAGTCGGCGCCCTGCTCGACCGCGAGCGGGCGTCGGGCGCCGGCCGGGGCGGGATGGGGGACCTGGGTGGCGGGCTCGGAGAATGCCGGCAACGCGAGGGTACGGCGATCGGGCGTCATAACGGCCAGTGTCGCAGCCGGCCCGGCCCGCGCCTTCACCGGTCTCGCGCGGACATCGCGGGAGCCCGCTGCGAGCGGGCACCGCCGGCGGCAGTGCGGGCGTTGTCGGCGAGCTGCTACATCTGCCCGGTAAGGGTGCACAGGGCCTGCGCGGCGGAGGACAGCCGCTTCCTGGCCGACGGGGTCCTTGGCCAGTGCCGGTCCGGCTCCCCGCCGTCGGCGGCGGCCCGTTGGGGCGCAGCGTGCCGATGGCGTACGGAACTGGCGGCGCCGGCGCGGCGCCGACGGTACGTCCATGTGAAGCCCCCCGGAGCGCGGCCGACGAAAAATCCCGTGCCACGCCTGTCCGAGCAGGAGCAAAATCGCGCCATGGCGGATATGCGAGCGTTCCGGGATGCGGTCACCGGCTGGGCGGCGGGCAGCCCCGGTGGGCCGGCGAGTGAGCTGGCCGTGCGACTGCGCGTGCGGACTGCGGTGCTGTTGGAAGGGCCGAGCGACCTCGCGGCCGTTGAGACGCTGGCCGCGCGCTACGGCCGGGACCTGCCCGCCGAAGGGGTGTGCGTCATACCCATGGGCGGAGCGATGAGCGTCGGCCGCTACGCCGGCCTCCTCGGGCCGCCGGGGTTGGGTCTGCGCCTTGCCGGACTGTGCGATGAGGGCGAGCAGCGCTTCTACGACCGCGGTCTTGAGAGGGCCCGCGCGCCGCGCGAAGGGTTCTTCGTGTGTGTGACGGACCTGGAGGACGAACTCATCCGCGCGCTGGGCGTGGCGCAGGTTGAGGAGATCGTCCAGGCTGAGGGCGACCTCCAAGCCTGGCAGACCTTCGTGCGCCAACCTGCACACCAAGGCCGGCCCCCGCAGCAGCAGATGCGGCGCTTCCTCGGCACGAAGAAGGGCCGCAAGATCCGCTACGGCCGCCTCCTGGTCGAGGCCCTCGACTCCGCGCGGGTACCTGCTCCCCTCCACAATCTGCTCGCGAACCTGTGACCGAAGCGCTGATCGAGGTCAGCAGCAGCGGCTGCAGCCGGGCTGCCAGTAGATCGCGGTGTGGCAGCCAGGGGCGAGCGTGACGAGCGGCGCGGTGGCCGGTCTCCGTCCGGCCCGGCGGGCCGGACAACTCGACATCCTGCGAGCCGTCGCGGCGGACTGACGGGACGCACAGAGAGCCGACGCGGCATCAGGACGGGTCGCACCGCCCCGGACCCCCGTCCTACTGAACGGGGGTCTGGAGCAGGGCCCCGAGCGTGCCGAGCCCGTGCCGCAGCCGGCGGAAGTAGGTGGCGCGGCTGAGGTGCAGCCCGCGGGCCACCTGGTGGTGGGTGCTGGCGCGGCCGAAGTAGTAGGCCTGAAGGATCCGGCCGGCCTCGGCCTCGGCGTCGTCCTCGCTGAGCGCCAGGCCGTGCACCGCGTCGTACAGCCAGCCGCGCAGGCTCGCCGCCGTCGGGGTCCGGGGCAGGGCGAGCAGGGGGCTGGCCGCCAGGGCCTGCGGGTCCCGGATCCGGGCCAGGGCCTTGGCGATGTGCGCGGTGACGTCCCGGACGGGGCCGCCGGTGATCCGCGCGAGCCAGCGGGGCAGGGCAGTGGGGGCGAAGTCGTGGCTGAAGACCTCGGGCTGGCGGCCGCAGCGGTAGACGTCCTCACTGATGCTGCCGTGCGTCCGGAACTCCAGGCCGTGGAGCAGGCTCTGGTAGCCGGGGCTCGCGGTGGAGATGACCAGGCGCC encodes:
- a CDS encoding TOPRIM nucleotidyl transferase/hydrolase domain-containing protein; protein product: MADMRAFRDAVTGWAAGSPGGPASELAVRLRVRTAVLLEGPSDLAAVETLAARYGRDLPAEGVCVIPMGGAMSVGRYAGLLGPPGLGLRLAGLCDEGEQRFYDRGLERARAPREGFFVCVTDLEDELIRALGVAQVEEIVQAEGDLQAWQTFVRQPAHQGRPPQQQMRRFLGTKKGRKIRYGRLLVEALDSARVPAPLHNLLANL
- a CDS encoding VOC family protein codes for the protein MASVKQFQVTFDCAEPERVARFWCEVLGYVVPPPPEGFATWDDFDRSLPPENQGSWFACIDPSGVGPRLFFQRVPEGKAVKNRLHLDVRVGTGLVGEERLATLEAECARLVALGAVHVRTLLADDDNESCIVMQDIEGNEFCLD